The Streptomyces uncialis genomic interval CCCTCACCCGGCACCGCCCGCTGTCCGGCGCCGAACGCCACCGCGAGATCGCCGACTCCCTGGACCGGGTGGGGCTCTCCGGCTTCCACGCCCAGCGCTACCCGCACGAACTGTCCGGCGGCCAGCGCCAGCGGGTGGCCATCGCCCGGGCCCTCGCCACCCGGCCCCGGCTCATCGTCTGCGACGAACCGGTCAGCGCCCTGGACGTGTCCACCCAGAGCCAGGTCATCAACCTGCTCAAGGAACTCCAGCGCGAACTCGGCGTCAGCTATCTGTTCATCGCGCACGACCTGGAGGTCGTCCGCCATATGAGCGACGACATCGGGGTCCTGTACCTGGGACAGCTCGCGGAGTCCGGACCGGCCGAACGGGTCTACCGGGAACCCGCCCATCCCTACACCCAGACCCTGCTGGCCTCGACCCTGGTCGCCGACCCGGCACTCCAGTCCGAGCGTTCGGCGCGGCGGCGGGAGCTCGCCACCGACGCCGAACTGCCCAGCCCGCTCGCGCCGCCCCCGGGCTGCGCCTTCCACCCCCGGTGCCCCCGGGCCGACGACCTGTGCCGCACCGAGGGACCGGTGCTGCTGCCGGTCACGGGCACGTCGTCCGG includes:
- a CDS encoding ABC transporter ATP-binding protein, which gives rise to MNDKATDRAPDTTGPAPDGTAPLLSVENLSVRYQLGRGMTGKPKLLTAVRDVSFTIGAGRTLGLVGESGSGKSSIGRAILRLAPVSEGRVLFDGQDIAAFGRRTPPSFNRDVQVVFQDPLSSLNPRQTIGVTLGQALTRHRPLSGAERHREIADSLDRVGLSGFHAQRYPHELSGGQRQRVAIARALATRPRLIVCDEPVSALDVSTQSQVINLLKELQRELGVSYLFIAHDLEVVRHMSDDIGVLYLGQLAESGPAERVYREPAHPYTQTLLASTLVADPALQSERSARRRELATDAELPSPLAPPPGCAFHPRCPRADDLCRTEGPVLLPVTGTSSGSLAACHHTGPVPVAAP